The following are from one region of the Ignavibacteriota bacterium genome:
- a CDS encoding T9SS type A sorting domain-containing protein, translating to MVTLQTTNIKTITAADGSFVLTNAIGADLVIVSAKKYYYNSSVTVSSPTTNVEILIESVPQDNNPNYNFMDPEVCGSCHPDQYDQWTGSPMSLAGVNAWVYDTYNGTGTPGGMGGFVYTRDSFLAGNNPESECASCHQPEPWIKNPFSALEPIDSLSVGSMHGISCEACHKIAHVDESKINYPGIYPGVVTYTRPEVTSSQIQYGVLGDSDFNLFSLMRSSYQPQLTAVVCASCHQDKNDPDEDGDFEEENGVISEPTYLEWLDSPYSDPQSPYYATCVDCHMPSYGASFVCTQINLQRDSSTIRAHDIKGTTPEYLENAVELNINPQPSGNEVNVEVTITNNNTGHHVPTGVTIRNMILLVEAFTKQDSTPLIYTGTQLVHELGGIGDPAQGYYAGLPGKFYSKVNHDSSGNGPTFFTDATGIIFDNRIAALDTDTSSYSFEIPGGGVEYVVRARLIYRRSFRFLTDAKQWQYDGHNNPLEDVMPPYFGHLMEEKIWESGVTSVSGIPLINFSLEQNYPNPFNPSTVISYRLPVSSDVSLKVYDVLGNLVATLIDEFKPAGSYAVEFRSHSDEGQNLPAGRQGLSSGIYFYKLQAGSYTETKKMILIK from the coding sequence ATGGTAACATTACAAACCACCAATATAAAAACTATAACTGCTGCTGATGGTTCTTTCGTTTTAACTAATGCAATTGGTGCAGATCTTGTTATCGTCAGTGCAAAAAAATATTATTACAATAGTTCTGTTACAGTTAGTTCACCAACTACAAACGTTGAAATACTAATTGAATCAGTACCACAGGATAACAATCCGAATTACAATTTTATGGATCCTGAAGTTTGTGGTTCGTGTCATCCAGATCAATACGATCAATGGACTGGTTCGCCTATGTCTCTTGCTGGTGTTAACGCATGGGTTTATGATACTTATAATGGTACAGGAACTCCGGGAGGAATGGGCGGTTTCGTTTACACACGAGATTCTTTTCTGGCAGGTAATAATCCTGAATCTGAATGCGCTTCCTGTCATCAACCGGAACCATGGATAAAAAATCCATTTAGTGCTCTCGAACCCATTGATAGTTTGTCTGTCGGATCAATGCACGGAATATCTTGTGAAGCATGTCATAAAATTGCTCACGTTGATGAAAGTAAAATAAACTATCCTGGAATTTATCCTGGGGTTGTAACTTACACACGTCCCGAAGTAACATCCAGCCAGATACAGTACGGAGTATTAGGTGATTCAGATTTTAACCTTTTCAGTCTGATGAGGTCTTCTTATCAACCGCAATTGACTGCTGTTGTTTGTGCATCCTGTCATCAGGATAAAAATGATCCGGATGAAGATGGAGATTTTGAAGAAGAAAATGGAGTAATATCAGAACCAACATATCTTGAATGGCTTGACAGTCCGTATTCAGACCCGCAATCTCCATACTATGCAACTTGTGTTGATTGTCATATGCCTTCTTATGGAGCTAGTTTTGTTTGTACGCAGATTAATCTTCAACGTGATTCGAGTACTATAAGAGCACACGATATTAAAGGAACAACTCCTGAATATCTTGAAAATGCTGTTGAGTTGAATATAAATCCTCAACCATCAGGTAATGAAGTAAATGTGGAAGTTACAATTACAAATAACAATACCGGTCATCATGTTCCGACAGGTGTTACAATTCGAAATATGATTTTGCTTGTTGAAGCATTTACCAAGCAGGACAGCACACCTCTTATTTATACCGGAACTCAACTCGTTCATGAACTTGGTGGTATTGGTGATCCTGCCCAAGGTTATTATGCCGGACTTCCGGGAAAGTTTTATTCAAAGGTTAATCATGATTCAAGCGGAAACGGACCAACATTTTTTACTGATGCGACAGGAATTATTTTTGATAATCGGATTGCAGCACTTGATACCGATACGTCGTCATATTCTTTTGAAATACCGGGCGGAGGTGTGGAATATGTTGTTCGAGCAAGGTTGATTTACAGACGTTCGTTCAGGTTTCTTACTGATGCAAAACAATGGCAATATGACGGACACAATAATCCTCTGGAAGATGTAATGCCTCCATATTTCGGACATTTAATGGAAGAAAAAATTTGGGAGTCAGGTGTAACTTCGGTGAGTGGAATACCTTTAATAAATTTCTCGCTTGAACAAAATTATCCTAATCCATTTAATCCAAGCACAGTAATCAGTTATCGGTTACCTGTGAGTAGTGATGTATCATTAAAAGTTTATGATGTTCTTGGAAATCTTGTTGCAACTTTAATTGATGAATTCAAACCAGCAGGAAGTTATGCAGTTGAATTCAGGAGTCATTCTGACGAAGGTCAGAACCTGCCTGCCGGTAGGCAAGGTCTCTCAAGCGGAATATATTTTTATAAACTGCAAGCAGGTTCTTATACTGAAACTAAAAAAATGATACTGATTAAATAA
- a CDS encoding tryptophan-rich sensory protein, whose product MAKIKPNYILIPLLVIITASAASYFADTGRVWYSTINLPDWTPSGTMMVLTWTIIFILTTLSLLIIWNRHYTEKKFGLVIGLFALNGVLIVGWNILFFSHQQFGLAFFQALLLVVNLVFLIFIIWRFSPIAASLLLPYNFYLLFSTILTFNVWLLN is encoded by the coding sequence TTGGCAAAGATTAAACCGAATTATATTTTAATACCATTGCTCGTGATCATCACAGCATCCGCAGCTTCTTACTTTGCTGATACCGGAAGAGTGTGGTACTCTACAATCAATCTTCCTGATTGGACTCCTTCCGGGACAATGATGGTTTTAACCTGGACGATAATATTTATTCTTACAACACTCTCGTTATTAATTATATGGAATAGACATTATACCGAAAAAAAATTTGGACTTGTGATCGGATTATTTGCTTTGAATGGGGTTTTAATTGTCGGTTGGAATATTCTTTTTTTCTCGCATCAGCAATTTGGTCTGGCATTTTTTCAGGCACTTTTACTGGTTGTGAATCTCGTCTTTCTCATATTCATTATCTGGCGTTTCTCACCAATAGCTGCTTCATTACTCTTACCATATAATTTTTATCTGCTTTTTTCAACAATCCTAACATTTAATGTCTGGCTGTTGAACTAA
- a CDS encoding metal-dependent transcriptional regulator produces MLDSLLILLIGTAIILIGVILFYPGKGLFARMKRSRQNTKRVLIEDALKHLYNCEYSGVSCTLNSVAGKLSISEDEAAELITKLEDMGLLTSQNETLQLSNEGRSYALRIIRVHRLWEKYLADETGIDETQWHHSAEEFEHKLTPSDADALAAQIGNPVFDPHGDPIPSVSGELPIKTGRPLTDLKFGEFASIIHIEDEPDAIYQQLVAEGLYPGMQVRMLELTNERVTFTANGEECILAPLFAKNITVAPIRFEKTIEGKFKYLSSLEIGEKGIVLGISKALRGQQRRRLMDLGVVPGTEIVAEMKSASGDPTAYRIKGASIALRNNLADKIYLVSENEGMN; encoded by the coding sequence ATGTTAGATTCTTTATTAATATTATTAATCGGAACAGCAATTATTTTAATCGGGGTTATATTATTCTACCCTGGTAAAGGATTGTTCGCCAGGATGAAACGAAGTCGTCAAAATACTAAAAGAGTTCTTATTGAAGACGCATTGAAACATCTATACAATTGTGAATATAGTGGAGTAAGTTGTACTCTGAATAGTGTTGCTGGCAAATTATCGATTTCAGAAGATGAAGCTGCTGAACTAATTACGAAACTTGAAGACATGGGTTTGCTAACTTCACAAAATGAAACTTTGCAACTTTCTAATGAAGGAAGATCTTATGCTCTTAGAATTATCAGAGTGCACAGGTTGTGGGAAAAATATCTCGCAGACGAAACGGGTATTGATGAAACTCAATGGCATCATTCAGCCGAAGAATTTGAACACAAGCTCACTCCGTCCGATGCAGATGCACTTGCAGCTCAAATAGGTAATCCTGTTTTTGATCCACACGGAGACCCAATACCTTCAGTCTCCGGTGAACTTCCAATAAAAACTGGCAGACCGTTAACAGATTTAAAGTTTGGTGAGTTTGCAAGTATTATTCATATTGAAGATGAACCCGATGCAATTTATCAACAGCTTGTTGCTGAAGGTCTTTATCCCGGTATGCAGGTTAGAATGTTAGAATTGACAAATGAACGAGTAACGTTTACTGCAAATGGTGAAGAATGTATTTTGGCACCACTCTTTGCAAAAAACATTACAGTAGCTCCGATACGATTCGAAAAAACAATCGAAGGTAAGTTTAAATATTTGTCTTCGTTAGAGATTGGTGAGAAAGGAATTGTGCTTGGAATTTCAAAAGCATTGAGAGGTCAGCAGAGAAGAAGATTGATGGATCTTGGTGTAGTTCCGGGAACTGAAATAGTTGCTGAAATGAAAAGTGCTTCCGGTGATCCGACTGCTTATAGAATTAAAGGAGCCTCAATTGCTCTTCGAAATAATCTTGCAGATAAAATTTATCTTGTTTCAGAAAATGAAGGTATGAATTAA
- a CDS encoding thioredoxin domain-containing protein, translating to MKYKNKLASESSPYLLQHANNPVNWYPWGNEALEKARTENKLLIISIGYAACHWCHVMEHESFEDVSVAQVMNDFFVSIKVDREERPDIDQIYMDAAYLITGRGGWPLNVIALPDGRPVFAGTYFRKNEWTRILLYFKDLFQKEPETFDQEAGKLTKAINEIGIPGAGENGYIFTKEDLDEAVKKIISVIDFVNGGTKGAPKFSMPNIYQFLLNYNFHTKNSTALEAVTTTLDKMANGGIYDHLGGGFARYSTDEIWKVPHFEKMLYDNAELVSLYSNVFKVTGNELYKKVVFETLEFIEREMTDKSGGFYSSLDADSEGEEGKYYVWTKDEIDNLLKEKSEIFCDYFSITANGNWEGNNILFITQKKENLLSKYKLDEKTFENIINESKMILLDKRNERVKPGLDDKILTSWNALMLKGYVDAFSAFTDKKFLNVALKNGNFLLNKMMNADGRLSRNYKNGKSTINAFLDDYSYTIEAFISLYEATFDEKWIYSAKKLADYVILHFKKEDSDFFFYTSDIDEPLIARKTDFSDNVIPSSNSSLASGFLKLSKFFYEESYEELIIKMLNVIKQYTIHNPAFHSYWLQVASYLTFPNYEVGIFGDEFESSKQTISKTFLPNIVLFGGEQDGSLEIMKSKYVKEKNLIYVCENRMCQLPVDNISQAIEQIVRTL from the coding sequence ATGAAATACAAGAACAAATTAGCAAGCGAATCAAGTCCATATTTACTTCAGCACGCAAATAATCCTGTCAACTGGTATCCGTGGGGAAATGAAGCTCTCGAAAAAGCAAGAACAGAAAATAAATTATTAATAATAAGTATTGGTTATGCTGCCTGTCACTGGTGCCACGTGATGGAACACGAATCTTTCGAAGATGTTTCTGTCGCACAAGTGATGAATGATTTTTTTGTTTCCATTAAAGTTGATAGAGAAGAACGACCCGATATCGATCAGATTTATATGGATGCAGCTTATTTAATTACAGGAAGAGGTGGCTGGCCTTTAAATGTAATTGCACTCCCTGATGGAAGACCGGTATTTGCAGGAACTTATTTCAGAAAAAATGAATGGACAAGAATTCTTCTTTACTTCAAAGATCTTTTTCAAAAAGAACCCGAGACATTTGATCAGGAAGCTGGAAAGCTGACAAAGGCAATAAATGAAATTGGAATTCCGGGTGCTGGAGAAAATGGATACATATTTACGAAAGAAGATTTAGATGAAGCTGTTAAAAAAATAATTTCTGTGATTGATTTTGTAAATGGAGGAACGAAAGGCGCTCCAAAATTTTCAATGCCAAACATTTATCAATTTCTCTTGAACTATAATTTCCACACAAAAAATTCTACAGCTCTGGAAGCGGTTACTACAACTCTGGATAAAATGGCAAACGGCGGAATTTATGATCACCTTGGTGGAGGATTTGCCCGTTACTCAACTGATGAAATTTGGAAAGTTCCTCACTTTGAAAAAATGCTTTACGACAATGCAGAACTAGTTAGTCTTTATTCCAATGTATTTAAAGTAACGGGGAATGAACTCTACAAAAAAGTTGTTTTTGAAACACTTGAATTCATAGAACGAGAGATGACAGATAAATCAGGAGGATTTTATTCTTCGCTTGATGCTGATTCAGAAGGTGAAGAAGGGAAATATTATGTTTGGACGAAAGACGAAATTGATAATCTTCTGAAAGAAAAATCTGAAATATTCTGTGATTACTTCTCAATTACTGCGAATGGAAATTGGGAAGGAAACAATATTCTTTTCATTACTCAAAAAAAAGAAAACTTGCTAAGTAAATATAAATTGGATGAAAAGACATTTGAGAATATCATCAACGAATCAAAGATGATTCTGCTTGATAAAAGAAATGAAAGAGTAAAACCCGGACTTGACGATAAAATTTTAACATCCTGGAATGCCCTGATGTTAAAAGGATATGTTGATGCGTTCTCAGCTTTTACTGACAAAAAGTTTTTAAATGTCGCATTGAAAAATGGCAATTTCCTTTTGAATAAAATGATGAATGCAGATGGAAGATTGTCCAGAAACTATAAAAATGGCAAAAGCACCATCAATGCATTTCTTGATGATTATTCCTACACGATAGAAGCATTTATTTCATTATATGAAGCAACGTTTGATGAGAAGTGGATTTACTCAGCAAAAAAATTAGCCGATTATGTTATTCTTCATTTTAAAAAGGAGGATTCCGATTTCTTTTTCTACACTTCTGATATTGATGAACCATTGATTGCACGCAAAACAGATTTCTCTGATAACGTAATTCCATCTTCCAATTCTTCTCTTGCTTCAGGGTTTCTGAAACTCTCAAAATTTTTCTACGAAGAATCTTATGAAGAATTGATAATAAAAATGTTAAATGTGATTAAACAATACACAATTCATAATCCAGCTTTTCATTCATACTGGTTACAAGTTGCTTCTTATTTAACCTTCCCAAATTATGAGGTTGGAATTTTCGGAGATGAATTTGAATCATCAAAACAAACTATCAGTAAAACTTTTTTACCCAACATTGTTCTGTTCGGTGGAGAACAGGATGGCTCGCTTGAAATTATGAAAAGTAAATATGTAAAAGAAAAAAACCTGATTTATGTTTGCGAAAACCGAATGTGTCAGCTTCCAGTGGATAATATATCGCAGGCAATTGAGCAAATTGTTCGTACACTGTAA
- the xth gene encoding exodeoxyribonuclease III → MKKIRLLSWNVNGIRAIQKKGFLDWFKKENPDILCLQETKAHPDQLDDVLKNVNGYESYFSSAEKKGYSGVVTYTKLKPKSVKQGISKKEFDSEGRFIITEFDEFTLFNIYFPNGKASAERLQYKMDFYEEFLKYCKKLLKQNIKIIVCGDVNTAHKEIDLARPKENSTISGFLPQEREWIDKFLDAGFIDTFRLFNNEPEQYTWWDMVTRARERNVGWRIDYFYISESLRKNILSATIHSSVMGSDHCPIEIELKF, encoded by the coding sequence ATGAAAAAAATTCGTCTCCTCTCCTGGAACGTTAACGGGATCCGTGCAATTCAGAAAAAAGGTTTTCTTGATTGGTTTAAAAAAGAAAATCCCGATATTCTCTGTCTTCAGGAAACAAAAGCTCATCCTGATCAGCTTGATGATGTCCTTAAAAATGTAAATGGATATGAATCATACTTTTCATCAGCAGAAAAGAAAGGTTACAGCGGTGTTGTTACTTATACAAAGCTAAAACCAAAAAGTGTAAAGCAAGGAATTAGTAAAAAAGAATTTGACAGCGAAGGAAGATTTATAATTACGGAATTCGATGAGTTCACTCTCTTTAATATTTATTTTCCGAATGGTAAAGCCTCTGCTGAAAGACTTCAATATAAAATGGATTTTTACGAAGAATTTTTGAAGTATTGCAAAAAACTTTTAAAGCAGAACATAAAAATAATTGTTTGCGGTGATGTCAATACTGCCCATAAAGAAATTGATCTTGCAAGACCAAAAGAGAATTCCACTATATCAGGTTTTCTTCCTCAGGAAAGAGAATGGATTGATAAATTTCTTGATGCTGGTTTTATAGACACTTTCAGATTGTTTAACAACGAACCTGAACAATATACCTGGTGGGATATGGTAACTCGAGCACGTGAACGAAACGTTGGCTGGCGTATTGATTATTTTTATATAAGTGAAAGTCTGAGAAAGAACATTTTATCAGCCACAATTCATTCATCAGTGATGGGTTCAGATCACTGTCCAATCGAAATTGAACTTAAATTTTGA
- a CDS encoding iron transporter FeoB, with amino-acid sequence MKLAENNCETCPVHNAGNLKRLGIDMSTFDFVVALAGNPNTGKSTVFNNLTGLKQHTGNWPGKTVTRAEGGFEYNNKKFKLVDLPGTYSLLSTSTDEEVARDFILFGQPDVTVTVVDATRLERNLNLVLQILEITDRVVLCLNLMDEAERHQIKIDERILSKDLGVPVIPVVARYNKGMNELLNSIFEVATGKFVCKPYRIKSHSRELNYAVEKLNKMILEEFPNLPNAKWVALRLLEGDQSIIESIRNGELGNLKKQELVQLSTG; translated from the coding sequence ATGAAACTAGCTGAAAATAATTGCGAGACTTGCCCGGTTCACAATGCTGGCAATTTAAAAAGACTTGGTATTGATATGAGCACATTTGATTTTGTAGTTGCTCTTGCCGGTAACCCAAACACTGGAAAGAGTACCGTCTTCAATAACCTTACCGGACTAAAACAACACACGGGAAATTGGCCGGGAAAAACAGTTACGCGTGCAGAAGGTGGATTCGAATACAATAATAAAAAATTTAAACTAGTCGATTTACCGGGAACATATTCGCTTCTTTCAACAAGTACTGATGAAGAAGTTGCACGCGATTTCATCCTATTCGGTCAACCGGATGTTACAGTTACGGTAGTTGATGCAACACGTCTTGAGAGAAATCTGAATCTGGTCCTGCAAATTTTAGAAATTACAGATAGAGTTGTTTTATGTTTGAACCTGATGGATGAAGCTGAACGACATCAAATTAAAATTGATGAACGCATCTTATCAAAAGATTTGGGTGTCCCTGTTATTCCAGTGGTTGCGAGATACAACAAGGGAATGAACGAGTTACTTAATTCAATATTTGAAGTTGCAACAGGAAAGTTTGTATGCAAACCATACAGAATTAAAAGTCATTCAAGAGAACTTAATTATGCAGTAGAGAAATTAAACAAAATGATTCTCGAAGAATTTCCAAATCTTCCAAATGCCAAATGGGTCGCTCTCAGATTGCTGGAGGGAGATCAGAGTATTATTGAATCAATTAGAAATGGTGAATTAGGAAATCTCAAAAAACAAGAATTAGTTCAGTTATCTACAGGATGA
- a CDS encoding Nramp family divalent metal transporter: MSYQELTKNKSLSEVHSSVDVNHSSGFWKRLFYFTGPAFMVAVGYMDPGNWATDLAGGSQFGYKLIWVILLANLIAILFQSLSARLGIVFGRDLAQACRDHYPKPINYILWIICELAVAACDLAEVIGSAIGLYLLFGIPMLWGTIITAFDVILLMFLLSFGIRKMEAFILALIATIGVCFAFEMIISKPDFIAIGSGFIPSMLNGNELYVALGIIGATVMPHNLYLHSALVQSRNVKRTQKGLKDANKFNLIDSIVALNSAFFVNAAILILAAAVFFNTGHSEVASLIDAHALLAPLLGNKFASIAFGVALLAAGQSSTITGTFAGQIVMEGFVGIKIRPWLRRIITRLLAIIPTVIVIKISGDSSVDSLLVLSQVILSLQLPFAIVPLLHFTSSKNKMNEFASRYLVKILAWIAAGFIIIMNLELVYNFSIHNFSDSGITGTIFKFVVTPVIVFLVLLLFWIIIEPYFKKAELEKIEELFIKKPLAYARKIPAAIIKRESVMKIGIALEGRSARDEQIMKGVRPFLKNLSGEIYLIHCVESVTGRFIGDLVADEQAKKMNEYINDFAHKHNIDDFITHAIICGGNPEKEIAKVCKKENIELIVVGSHGHKMVKDIIYGATVDELRHRVRIPVLAIPVEV, from the coding sequence ATGAGTTACCAGGAATTAACAAAAAACAAATCGCTTTCGGAAGTACATTCTTCAGTTGATGTAAACCATTCTTCTGGTTTCTGGAAGAGACTTTTTTATTTTACCGGACCAGCATTTATGGTCGCTGTCGGGTATATGGATCCTGGAAACTGGGCAACAGACTTAGCTGGCGGTTCTCAATTCGGATATAAATTAATCTGGGTAATACTTCTTGCTAATTTAATAGCTATTTTATTTCAATCACTCTCGGCAAGACTTGGAATTGTTTTTGGGCGCGACCTGGCTCAGGCTTGCAGAGATCACTATCCAAAACCAATAAATTATATTTTATGGATTATTTGCGAATTAGCTGTAGCTGCGTGTGATCTTGCTGAAGTTATTGGATCAGCGATCGGACTTTATTTATTGTTCGGGATTCCTATGTTGTGGGGAACGATAATCACTGCGTTTGATGTTATTCTGTTAATGTTTCTGTTATCATTTGGAATAAGAAAGATGGAGGCTTTCATATTAGCACTTATTGCTACGATTGGAGTATGCTTTGCATTTGAAATGATTATATCTAAACCTGATTTTATTGCAATTGGTTCAGGGTTTATACCTTCAATGCTTAACGGCAATGAATTATATGTTGCACTCGGTATAATTGGCGCAACGGTTATGCCTCATAATCTTTATTTACATTCTGCACTTGTGCAGTCAAGGAATGTAAAAAGAACACAAAAAGGTTTAAAGGATGCAAACAAATTTAATCTTATAGATTCAATTGTTGCATTGAATTCAGCTTTTTTTGTTAATGCCGCAATTCTAATTCTGGCTGCAGCAGTTTTTTTTAATACGGGACATTCAGAAGTTGCATCCCTAATTGATGCTCATGCATTATTAGCGCCTCTGCTTGGAAATAAATTTGCTTCGATTGCCTTTGGAGTTGCACTTCTTGCAGCAGGTCAGTCATCAACAATTACCGGAACTTTTGCCGGGCAGATTGTTATGGAAGGATTTGTTGGGATAAAGATACGTCCTTGGTTGAGAAGAATTATTACCCGTTTACTCGCAATAATTCCTACAGTAATAGTAATAAAAATTTCGGGAGACAGTTCTGTTGATTCGCTTCTGGTACTTTCACAAGTGATATTATCACTTCAGCTTCCATTTGCAATAGTTCCATTACTTCATTTTACATCCAGTAAAAATAAAATGAATGAATTTGCTTCAAGGTACTTAGTGAAAATTCTTGCATGGATCGCGGCTGGGTTTATTATAATCATGAATCTGGAATTAGTTTATAATTTTTCCATTCATAACTTTTCCGATTCGGGTATTACGGGAACAATATTTAAATTTGTTGTAACTCCTGTTATTGTCTTTCTTGTATTGCTGCTCTTCTGGATCATCATTGAACCGTATTTCAAGAAAGCAGAACTCGAAAAAATAGAAGAACTGTTTATCAAAAAACCACTAGCTTATGCAAGAAAAATTCCTGCAGCAATAATAAAAAGGGAATCAGTTATGAAAATTGGAATTGCATTAGAAGGAAGATCCGCAAGAGATGAGCAGATTATGAAAGGAGTCAGACCATTCTTAAAAAATTTATCCGGCGAAATCTATTTAATCCACTGTGTAGAATCAGTTACAGGAAGATTTATTGGTGACCTTGTAGCCGATGAACAAGCTAAAAAGATGAACGAATATATAAATGATTTTGCTCATAAGCATAACATTGATGATTTTATAACTCATGCCATAATCTGCGGCGGCAATCCTGAAAAAGAGATAGCAAAAGTTTGTAAGAAAGAAAATATTGAATTAATTGTTGTTGGCAGTCATGGGCATAAGATGGTAAAAGATATAATTTATGGTGCGACTGTGGATGAATTAAGACACAGAGTAAGAATTCCTGTATTGGCAATACCGGTTGAGGTGTAG
- a CDS encoding ferrous iron transporter B codes for MLQENQNSDAILSTANNLRWEIGENFHDTLMESIYSNASTIVKRAVTLPEEKSSANWEKTLDRILTSRYTGFPIMFLLLGIVFWLTIQGANVPSGMIATFLIDTVHPILKSFSASIGLPFWLDGVLIDGAYLAMAWVISVMLPPMAIFFPLFTLLEDFGYLPRVSFNMDNLYKKVGAHGKQALTMAMGFGCNAAGIIATRVIDSPRERLIAIITNNFSLCNGRWPTQILIATIFIGAAAPAYLAGIVSAAAVVFIAVLGVVFSLIVSWALSKSVLKGEASAFSLELPPYRPPRILQTLYTSLIDRTIFVLWRAVVFAVPAGVVIWLVANINIGEQSIANIFIGWVNPFAFILGLNGVIFLAYIIAIPANEIVIPTILMLTVANLGLAGVGVGNGVMFELDSTADTAAVLQAGGWTMLTGINLMLFSLLHNPCSTTIYTIYKETKSIKWTLISTFLPIAMGLIVTFFVTQIWRIFTN; via the coding sequence ATGTTACAAGAAAATCAGAATAGCGATGCAATACTCTCAACAGCAAATAATTTACGATGGGAAATAGGTGAGAATTTCCACGACACTTTGATGGAATCAATTTACTCGAATGCTTCGACCATCGTCAAGCGTGCTGTCACATTACCGGAAGAAAAATCATCTGCAAATTGGGAAAAAACTCTCGACAGAATATTAACAAGCCGATATACCGGTTTTCCGATTATGTTTCTTTTACTTGGTATAGTTTTCTGGTTAACTATTCAGGGAGCGAATGTCCCTTCAGGTATGATTGCTACTTTTTTAATAGATACAGTTCATCCGATACTAAAAAGTTTTTCAGCAAGTATTGGTTTACCTTTCTGGCTTGATGGAGTTTTGATTGATGGAGCTTATCTTGCAATGGCATGGGTCATTTCTGTAATGTTACCACCAATGGCAATATTCTTTCCGTTATTTACATTGCTCGAAGATTTTGGTTATCTGCCTCGTGTATCTTTTAATATGGATAATCTTTATAAAAAAGTTGGTGCACATGGAAAACAAGCATTAACAATGGCGATGGGTTTTGGATGTAACGCTGCAGGTATAATAGCTACACGAGTAATTGATAGTCCACGAGAAAGATTAATTGCGATAATTACAAATAATTTTTCATTGTGTAATGGAAGATGGCCAACACAAATTCTTATTGCAACTATTTTTATCGGTGCTGCAGCCCCGGCGTATCTTGCAGGAATTGTTTCTGCCGCAGCAGTTGTATTTATTGCTGTTCTTGGAGTTGTATTTAGTCTCATAGTATCCTGGGCATTATCAAAATCTGTTTTGAAAGGTGAAGCATCTGCATTCAGTCTGGAACTTCCTCCATACAGACCACCAAGAATTCTTCAGACACTTTATACTTCATTAATTGACAGAACAATTTTCGTTCTCTGGCGTGCAGTTGTTTTTGCAGTACCTGCCGGAGTTGTAATCTGGCTTGTTGCAAACATTAATATTGGTGAACAATCGATTGCAAATATTTTTATTGGCTGGGTTAATCCTTTTGCTTTTATATTAGGATTGAATGGAGTAATATTTTTAGCTTACATAATTGCTATTCCGGCAAATGAAATTGTAATACCAACTATATTAATGCTGACAGTTGCAAATCTTGGACTTGCCGGAGTTGGTGTTGGGAACGGTGTAATGTTTGAGCTAGATTCTACTGCCGATACCGCTGCTGTTCTTCAAGCTGGCGGTTGGACCATGTTGACAGGAATTAATTTGATGCTTTTCAGTCTGCTTCATAATCCATGTTCAACAACTATCTATACAATTTATAAAGAAACAAAAAGTATTAAGTGGACACTAATATCCACTTTTCTGCCGATTGCAATGGGATTAATTGTTACTTTTTTTGTTACTCAGATTTGGAGAATATTCACCAATTAA